Proteins from a single region of Aerococcus viridans:
- a CDS encoding acetyl-CoA C-acetyltransferase — protein MEEVVIVAAKRSAIGKFGGQFKGISAVDLGVEVLRETLASIDLDPTKVEQVILGNVLSAGLGQNVARQVALKSGLSNESTAVTINQVCGSGLRTVMMGAQAIMLGDADIVVAGGTENMTRAPYVVDSARWGQRMGNGQMIDTMLHDGLTDAFSNDAMGITAENIADQYGISREAQDEFAAASQVKAVAAKEAGRFVEEIVPVTIQQKNGTQVVTEDEGPRSGITPKRLGKLQPAFKEEGTVTAGNSSGINDGAAMLVLMSKRKADELGLKPMVSIASYATGGVDPSIMGTGPIPTTIKALEKANITAGDLDLIEANEAFASQALCVTTSLELPAEKVNVNGGAIALGHPIGASGARILVTLIHEMQKRQSVYGLATLCVGGGQGVSVIVKQAV, from the coding sequence ATGGAAGAAGTAGTCATTGTTGCAGCGAAACGTTCTGCAATTGGAAAATTTGGTGGCCAATTTAAAGGCATTTCAGCAGTCGATTTAGGGGTAGAAGTATTAAGAGAAACACTCGCTTCAATTGATTTAGACCCAACAAAAGTTGAACAAGTGATCTTGGGGAATGTATTAAGTGCAGGACTTGGCCAAAACGTTGCCCGCCAAGTTGCCCTAAAATCAGGTTTGTCTAACGAATCAACTGCCGTAACCATTAACCAAGTTTGTGGTTCAGGATTGCGTACTGTCATGATGGGCGCACAAGCTATCATGCTCGGTGACGCTGATATTGTTGTCGCAGGTGGTACGGAAAATATGACTCGTGCACCTTACGTGGTTGATTCCGCTCGTTGGGGTCAGCGTATGGGCAACGGTCAAATGATTGACACTATGCTACACGATGGTCTAACTGATGCCTTCTCAAACGATGCGATGGGGATCACAGCAGAAAATATTGCGGACCAATACGGGATTTCCCGTGAAGCCCAAGATGAATTTGCAGCAGCTAGCCAAGTCAAAGCTGTAGCAGCGAAAGAGGCTGGACGTTTTGTAGAAGAAATTGTCCCAGTGACTATCCAACAAAAAAATGGCACGCAAGTAGTGACTGAAGATGAGGGGCCACGTTCGGGTATTACACCAAAACGTTTGGGTAAATTGCAACCAGCTTTTAAAGAAGAGGGGACAGTGACAGCAGGTAACTCATCAGGTATCAATGATGGGGCAGCAATGCTTGTCTTAATGTCTAAGCGTAAGGCCGATGAACTAGGGCTTAAACCCATGGTATCCATTGCTTCTTACGCAACGGGTGGGGTAGATCCTTCAATTATGGGGACAGGCCCAATCCCAACAACGATCAAGGCCTTAGAAAAGGCCAATATTACAGCAGGAGACCTAGATTTAATTGAGGCCAATGAAGCCTTTGCATCCCAAGCATTATGTGTAACTACAAGCCTAGAATTGCCAGCTGAAAAGGTTAACGTGAACGGTGGGGCAATTGCCCTTGGTCATCCGATTGGTGCGTCAGGCGCCCGTATCTTGGTTACTTTGATCCATGAAATGCAAAAACGTCAGTCAGTTTATGGTTTAGCGACCCTATGTGTGGGCGGCGGTCAAGGGGTATCCGTCATTGTAAAGCAAGCAGTTTAA
- the parE gene encoding DNA topoisomerase IV subunit B produces MAKPTNQNNKSTYDESSIQVLEGLEAVRKRPGMYIGSTDARGLHHLVYEIVDNSIDEALSGYADHITVTLAKDGSAIVTDNGRGMPIGKHTSGKPTVEVILTVLHAGGKFGGSGYKTSGGLHGVGSSVVNALSSKFIATVHRDGKEYHQEFTNGGKPGKPKTKAFKSKNTGTKIQFYPDAEIFGNIKFDPSTIREHLRESAFLLKDLRIDFIDEINETEETFHYAEGIKAFVDYLNEDKDVLHDVVFFQGVENGIEIELAFQYNDGYSETVLSFVNNVRTADGGTHESGMRTGLTKSFNEYARKVDLLKTKEKNLEGSDVREGYTAVLSLRVPEEILQFEGQTKSKLGTPQARSASDKIVSENLAVYLIENGETAQMLVRKALKAREARDAARKAREASRGAKGKRKEVLLSGKLTPAQGRNAKKNELFLVEGDSAGGSAKQGRDRKFQAILPLRGKVLNTEKASIQDILKNEELNTIIYTIGAGVGAEFEVEDANYDKVIIMTDADTDGAHIQVLLLTFFFRYMKPLVEAGKVYLAMPPLYKVSKGKGKNEVTEYAWTDDELKAVTDKVGKGYILQRYKGLGEMNADQLWETTMDPETRTLVRVTIDDLSLAERRVSVLMGNKVEPRRKWIEDNVAFTMDEDDTLLENVSDTDAGDKEDVVEILENQNQTSITANEDANDLAGGQINLFDEDGDY; encoded by the coding sequence TTGGCCAAACCAACAAACCAAAATAATAAATCAACTTATGATGAAAGTTCGATCCAGGTATTAGAAGGCCTGGAAGCAGTTAGAAAACGTCCTGGTATGTATATCGGGTCAACAGATGCACGTGGTTTACACCATTTAGTGTATGAGATTGTCGATAACTCAATTGATGAGGCCTTGAGTGGGTATGCTGACCATATTACAGTAACCCTTGCTAAAGACGGTTCAGCAATTGTTACCGATAATGGACGTGGGATGCCGATTGGTAAACATACTAGCGGTAAGCCGACTGTTGAGGTCATCTTAACGGTCCTTCATGCGGGTGGTAAATTCGGTGGTTCAGGTTATAAAACTTCAGGGGGTCTACACGGTGTAGGTTCATCTGTAGTAAATGCCTTGTCCAGCAAATTTATTGCCACAGTTCACCGGGACGGCAAGGAATACCACCAGGAATTTACCAATGGTGGTAAACCAGGCAAACCCAAAACAAAAGCCTTTAAAAGCAAAAACACCGGCACTAAAATCCAATTTTATCCGGATGCTGAAATTTTTGGCAATATTAAATTTGACCCGTCAACTATTCGGGAACACTTACGTGAATCAGCCTTTTTATTAAAAGACTTACGTATCGACTTTATTGATGAAATTAACGAGACTGAGGAAACCTTCCATTATGCAGAAGGGATCAAGGCTTTTGTCGATTACTTAAATGAAGACAAAGACGTTTTACATGATGTCGTCTTTTTCCAAGGGGTTGAAAACGGGATTGAAATTGAATTGGCCTTCCAATATAACGATGGTTATTCGGAAACAGTCTTATCATTCGTCAATAACGTAAGAACTGCAGACGGCGGGACCCATGAATCGGGGATGCGAACAGGTTTAACCAAATCTTTCAATGAGTACGCCCGTAAGGTGGACTTGTTGAAGACTAAAGAAAAGAACCTTGAAGGGTCTGACGTACGAGAAGGGTATACAGCTGTCTTATCGTTACGGGTTCCTGAAGAAATCTTGCAGTTTGAAGGGCAAACCAAGTCTAAATTAGGGACACCACAAGCGCGTTCAGCTTCTGATAAAATCGTATCTGAAAACTTAGCGGTTTACCTAATTGAAAACGGGGAAACAGCACAAATGCTGGTCCGTAAAGCTTTAAAAGCACGTGAAGCGAGAGATGCTGCCCGTAAAGCACGTGAAGCGTCTCGTGGCGCTAAGGGGAAACGTAAGGAAGTCCTATTATCTGGTAAATTAACGCCGGCACAGGGCCGTAATGCCAAGAAGAATGAACTTTTCCTAGTGGAGGGAGATTCTGCCGGTGGTTCTGCTAAACAAGGGCGTGACCGTAAATTCCAGGCTATCTTGCCATTGCGTGGTAAGGTATTAAACACTGAAAAAGCCAGCATTCAAGATATTCTAAAAAATGAAGAGTTGAACACCATCATCTATACCATTGGTGCAGGTGTAGGGGCTGAATTTGAGGTTGAAGATGCTAACTACGATAAAGTCATCATCATGACCGATGCTGATACCGATGGGGCCCATATCCAGGTGCTACTGCTGACCTTCTTCTTCCGCTACATGAAACCTTTAGTAGAGGCTGGTAAAGTCTATCTCGCTATGCCACCATTGTATAAGGTGTCTAAGGGTAAAGGGAAAAACGAGGTCACTGAATATGCTTGGACGGATGACGAGTTAAAAGCTGTGACTGATAAAGTCGGCAAAGGCTATATCTTACAACGGTACAAGGGTTTGGGTGAGATGAATGCGGACCAATTATGGGAAACAACTATGGATCCTGAAACTCGTACCCTAGTCCGGGTAACAATTGACGATTTATCCCTAGCTGAAAGACGGGTATCTGTTTTAATGGGGAACAAGGTTGAACCTAGACGGAAATGGATTGAAGACAATGTGGCCTTCACCATGGATGAGGATGATACCCTACTTGAAAATGTCTCAGATACTGATGCTGGCGACAAGGAAGACGTTGTCGAGATTTTAGAAAACCAAAATCAAACCAGTATCACTGCTAACGAAGATGCGAATGACTTAGCTGGTGGGCAAATTAATTTATTTGATGAAGATGGTGATTATTAA
- the parC gene encoding DNA topoisomerase IV subunit A has protein sequence MVEIQKLTLEEVMGDRFGRYSKYIIQDRALPDIRDGLKPVQRRILFAMFQEGNTSSSNFRKSAKTVGNVIGNYHPHGDSSVYDAMVRMSQDWKNREVLVEMHGNNGSMDGDSAAAMRYTEARLSKIADELLRDLDKDTVEMILNFDDTAEEPTVLPAGFPNLLVNGATGISAGYATEIPPHNLGEIIDATTYLIDHPNATVNKLMDFVPGPDFPTGAIIQGKEELKKAYTSGRGKVVVRSKHHIETDRGGKEKIVITEIPYEVNKANLVRRMDELRLNRSIDGIQEVRDETDRNGLQIVIELKKDASSDAILNYFYKNSDLQINYNFNMVAINNQRPELVGIREALNAYIGHRYEIIRRRTTFDLNKAQRRLHIVDGLVKAMTILDQVIATIRNSKNKSDSKYNLIEAFDFSEAQAEAIVSLQLYRLTNTDVTALENERLQLNEDIASYQAILSDDKVLYGRMKSELKAIKKAYASERRTEIQDEIQEVIVKKQLLIPEEDVVVVVTRGGYIKRSSLRSFKASGIEEVGLREGDHVRFLEKMSTLDQLVFITNKGNYIFQPVYELQDIRWKDLGEHISQRIAFASDESIIGVFKYDENSKDNLLLASAAGMIKQTALSEFKEFRGYKNKSSLAMNLSSDTDQVIGVYRIDGATDQSQAQVILVTYYGFTLRYSIDEISIIGARAKGVKSINLKQDDYVVGLSYAAVPDDNLQLMMVTQRGHMKRLKWAEINVLGRAKRGLVALKELKTNPHRIIAAFEVIDTKQVFEVITSQSHRENFRAGDVAIANRYSNGSMLVDEKDHGQISLVTPLIDFTSFDPEK, from the coding sequence ATGGTTGAAATTCAAAAATTAACATTAGAAGAGGTAATGGGTGACCGTTTCGGACGGTATTCTAAATACATCATCCAAGACCGGGCGCTACCTGACATTCGGGATGGATTAAAGCCAGTACAACGCCGGATTTTGTTCGCAATGTTTCAGGAGGGGAATACCTCTTCTTCAAACTTCCGTAAATCGGCCAAAACAGTCGGTAATGTAATTGGTAACTACCACCCCCACGGTGATTCATCAGTTTATGATGCCATGGTCCGTATGTCTCAAGACTGGAAGAACCGTGAAGTTTTAGTAGAAATGCACGGGAATAACGGGTCTATGGACGGTGACTCTGCAGCTGCTATGCGGTATACAGAAGCCCGTTTATCGAAGATTGCCGATGAATTATTGCGTGATCTTGATAAAGACACGGTCGAAATGATCCTAAACTTTGATGACACGGCTGAAGAACCAACTGTTTTACCAGCAGGTTTCCCAAACCTATTGGTTAACGGGGCAACTGGTATTTCCGCTGGTTACGCGACTGAAATTCCGCCGCATAATCTAGGTGAAATTATTGATGCAACAACTTACCTAATCGACCATCCAAATGCCACAGTCAATAAGTTGATGGACTTTGTTCCTGGGCCAGATTTCCCAACAGGGGCTATTATCCAAGGGAAAGAGGAGTTGAAGAAAGCTTATACTTCTGGACGCGGGAAAGTCGTTGTTCGGTCTAAGCACCATATTGAAACAGACCGAGGTGGTAAAGAGAAAATCGTGATTACAGAAATTCCATATGAAGTAAATAAGGCTAACCTAGTACGTCGGATGGATGAGTTACGGTTGAATCGGTCGATTGACGGGATTCAAGAAGTCCGCGATGAAACGGACCGTAACGGTCTACAAATCGTGATTGAATTGAAAAAGGATGCGAGTTCTGACGCCATTCTAAATTACTTCTACAAAAATTCTGACCTGCAAATCAACTATAACTTCAACATGGTAGCCATTAATAACCAACGTCCTGAATTAGTCGGGATTAGAGAAGCTTTAAACGCTTATATCGGCCACCGTTATGAAATTATTCGTCGCCGGACAACCTTTGATTTAAACAAGGCCCAACGTCGTTTACATATCGTAGACGGATTGGTCAAAGCCATGACTATTCTAGACCAAGTGATTGCGACGATTAGAAACTCTAAAAATAAATCAGACTCTAAATACAACTTGATTGAAGCTTTTGATTTCTCAGAAGCCCAAGCAGAAGCGATCGTAAGCCTACAATTGTACCGTTTAACCAATACAGACGTTACTGCTTTGGAAAATGAACGCCTACAATTAAACGAGGATATTGCTTCTTACCAAGCGATCTTGTCTGATGATAAAGTCCTTTATGGCCGGATGAAGTCTGAACTAAAAGCGATTAAGAAAGCTTACGCTTCTGAACGTCGTACTGAGATTCAAGACGAAATCCAAGAAGTCATCGTGAAGAAACAATTATTGATTCCTGAAGAAGACGTTGTCGTTGTAGTAACCCGTGGTGGTTATATCAAACGATCTAGTCTGCGATCATTTAAAGCTTCTGGTATTGAAGAAGTCGGTTTACGTGAGGGAGACCATGTCCGATTCCTTGAAAAAATGTCTACTTTGGATCAGTTAGTATTCATAACCAATAAAGGGAACTACATCTTCCAACCAGTTTATGAATTACAAGACATCCGTTGGAAAGACTTAGGGGAGCATATTTCGCAAAGAATTGCCTTTGCGAGTGACGAATCAATTATCGGTGTCTTTAAATACGATGAAAATAGCAAAGATAATCTGTTGCTTGCATCGGCTGCTGGTATGATTAAACAAACGGCATTGTCAGAATTCAAGGAATTCCGCGGTTACAAAAACAAATCATCTTTAGCTATGAATTTATCCTCTGACACTGACCAAGTAATTGGTGTCTACCGTATTGACGGCGCAACTGACCAAAGCCAAGCTCAAGTCATCCTAGTGACGTATTATGGTTTTACCTTAAGATACAGCATTGATGAAATTTCAATTATTGGTGCGCGTGCTAAAGGGGTTAAATCCATTAACTTGAAACAAGATGATTATGTGGTTGGATTGTCCTACGCAGCCGTTCCAGATGACAACTTGCAATTGATGATGGTGACCCAAAGAGGGCATATGAAACGATTGAAATGGGCTGAAATTAACGTTCTTGGTCGTGCTAAACGTGGTTTAGTGGCCTTGAAAGAATTGAAAACAAACCCACATCGTATTATTGCTGCCTTTGAAGTCATTGATACTAAACAGGTATTTGAAGTCATTACAAGCCAATCTCATCGTGAAAACTTTAGAGCAGGTGACGTGGCTATTGCCAACCGTTATTCAAACGGATCTATGCTTGTAGACGAGAAAGACCATGGCCAAATTAGCTTAGTAACGCCGTTAATCGACTTCACGTCTTTTGATCCAGAAAAGTAA
- a CDS encoding aldo/keto reductase, whose product MTIPTYTAHDGTQVPQIGFGTYKLKGYDGVDSIQSALEAGYRYLDSAYNYENEATVGEAIRRSGIPRDEIQVASKLPGRYHKYDDALVTIQESLMRANLDCYDFYLIHWPNPKEDTYVEAWQALIEAQRRGYIKNIGVSNFLPEHIDRIERETGVLPVVNQVEMHPYFQQKAQRAYHEEKGIITQSWSPFVRANEKIDKSVLENEDIKAVAAKYGKSAGQTILRWQTQLGAMPIPKSSKKARQIENLDFFDFKLDEEDLAVFDRLDKPDGRAANQDPAVYQEF is encoded by the coding sequence ATGACAATACCAACTTATACGGCGCATGACGGGACCCAAGTCCCACAAATCGGCTTTGGTACCTACAAACTTAAAGGATATGATGGGGTAGATTCTATCCAGTCAGCCTTAGAAGCAGGTTACCGTTACCTAGATTCAGCCTACAACTATGAAAATGAAGCAACAGTAGGTGAAGCTATTCGCCGATCTGGTATTCCAAGAGACGAGATCCAAGTGGCTTCAAAATTACCTGGTCGTTACCACAAATACGATGATGCCCTAGTGACTATTCAAGAATCATTAATGCGGGCTAACTTAGACTGCTATGATTTTTATTTGATTCACTGGCCAAATCCAAAAGAAGACACCTATGTTGAAGCTTGGCAAGCACTAATTGAAGCCCAAAGACGTGGCTACATCAAAAATATAGGTGTCAGCAACTTCTTACCAGAACATATTGACCGCATTGAGCGTGAAACTGGCGTCTTACCAGTGGTTAACCAAGTAGAAATGCACCCTTACTTCCAACAAAAAGCGCAACGCGCTTACCATGAGGAGAAGGGCATTATTACTCAATCTTGGTCTCCTTTTGTTCGCGCGAATGAAAAGATTGATAAGTCAGTTCTAGAAAATGAAGACATCAAAGCAGTAGCTGCTAAATACGGTAAGTCTGCTGGTCAAACAATTTTACGCTGGCAAACGCAATTAGGGGCTATGCCAATCCCTAAATCAAGCAAGAAAGCGCGTCAAATCGAAAACTTAGACTTCTTTGACTTCAAACTGGATGAAGAAGACTTGGCCGTATTTGACCGTTTAGATAAGCCAGACGGCCGTGCAGCCAATCAAGATCCAGCGGTGTACCAAGAGTTTTAG
- a CDS encoding manganese-dependent inorganic pyrophosphatase: protein MNKILVFGHQNPDTDAITSAISYAYLLNQQGLEAEAVALGQVNEETAYALNEFGQVAPRVIESIGTQTDTVALVDHNESQQSVADLAEVEVHSVVDHHKIGDFTSAAPLTFIAKPYGCSQTIIFELFQEKGIEIPKEIAGLMLSAIISDTLLFKSPTTTEKDQEVGLALAEIAGVDVEAYGLALLKSGTNVDAKSASEIADGDAKSFEMDDKPVRIGQINVVDVDDVLKRKDEVIAAMKDLVAENEYAAFLLVVTNILTSDSEGLLVGSEDFMQHAEQAFGGQVNDNQIALPGVVSRKKQVVPPLQATF from the coding sequence GTGAATAAAATTTTAGTTTTCGGACATCAAAATCCAGATACAGATGCTATTACATCTGCTATTTCATATGCCTATTTATTAAACCAACAAGGACTTGAAGCAGAAGCGGTTGCCTTAGGACAAGTTAACGAAGAAACTGCCTATGCCTTGAATGAATTTGGTCAAGTGGCACCACGTGTAATTGAATCTATTGGAACGCAAACAGATACAGTTGCTTTAGTAGACCACAACGAGTCGCAACAATCAGTCGCTGACTTAGCAGAAGTTGAAGTGCATTCAGTTGTTGACCACCACAAAATTGGTGATTTCACAAGTGCCGCACCATTAACTTTCATTGCTAAACCATACGGTTGTTCTCAAACAATTATTTTCGAATTGTTCCAAGAAAAAGGTATCGAAATACCTAAAGAAATCGCTGGTTTAATGCTATCAGCTATCATCTCTGATACTTTATTGTTCAAATCACCAACGACAACGGAAAAAGATCAAGAAGTTGGTTTAGCTTTAGCAGAGATCGCTGGCGTAGATGTTGAAGCTTACGGTTTAGCTTTATTGAAATCAGGTACAAACGTAGACGCTAAATCTGCAAGTGAAATTGCTGATGGCGACGCTAAATCATTTGAAATGGACGACAAACCAGTACGTATTGGTCAAATCAATGTCGTAGATGTTGACGATGTCTTGAAACGTAAAGACGAAGTGATTGCAGCAATGAAAGACTTAGTAGCTGAAAACGAATATGCCGCATTCTTATTAGTGGTAACAAACATTTTAACAAGTGATTCAGAAGGTCTTTTAGTGGGTTCTGAAGACTTTATGCAACATGCTGAACAAGCCTTTGGCGGTCAAGTAAATGACAACCAAATTGCTTTACCAGGCGTTGTATCACGTAAAAAACAAGTTGTACCACCATTACAAGCAACATTTTAA